The following proteins are encoded in a genomic region of Triticum dicoccoides isolate Atlit2015 ecotype Zavitan chromosome 1B, WEW_v2.0, whole genome shotgun sequence:
- the LOC119318858 gene encoding geraniol 8-hydroxylase-like, giving the protein MSSLLFTLFISYAFQLLTDVRRRLPPGPTPLPVIGNLLDVVGKLPHRSLAHLAERYGPLMTLRLGTVVVIVASSAATAREVLQTHNTVLSGRNPPDAWNGMGHSANSVFVLPPRRRWRALRRIGAEHLLSPRRLDGDALRPLLQDAVFGMLRRVSELATSGAPVEVGHAAFASMMDLQWRAMFSAGLDEATSGELHGFAREAVAHSLRPNISDFFPALAAADLQRVRRGFATHVARVYQLIDQQIDQRRDARQAGDGDARKDDLLDVMLDMSEEQGGKDVDDGLVNQDFMRAFFTDIFLAANDTVSGTIEWAMAELLQEPQTMTKVQQELKSVLGLKTHVEYSDINQLPYLQAVVKETLRLHAVVPLVPNKAEATVKIQGHTIPKGSTVLVNVWAIHRDAEVWQEPNKFIPERFLQDGQEEVSFQGAVDFRFVPFSAGRRTCLGLPMATRMIHAMLGSLLHCFEWTLPREVEGSGMDMSEKVGITMAMATPLQAIACRRI; this is encoded by the exons ATGTCCTCGCTTCTCTTCACGCTCTTCATTTCTTATGCTTTCCAGCTGCTCACCGACGTCCGGCGCCGTCTCCCACCTGGGCCAACGCCGCTTCCGGTCATCGGCAACCTCCTCGACGTCGTAGGCAAGCTCCCGCACCGCTCCCTCGCCCACCTCGCGGAACGGTACGGCCCTTTGATGACGCTTCGGCTGGGCACGGTGGTCGTCATCGTCGCCTCCTCCGCGGCCACGGCCCGGGAGGTCCTCCAGACGCACAACACCGTGTTGTCCGGCCGCAACCCGCCGGACGCGTGGAACGGCATGGGGCACTCCGCCAACTCGGTGTTCGTCCTGCCGCCGCGCCGCAGGTGGCGCGCGCTGCGGAGGATCGGCGCCGAGCACCTGCTGTCGCCCCGGCGGCTCGATGGGGACGCGCTGCGGCCGCTGCTGCAGGACGCCGTCTTCGGCATGCTCCGCCGCGTGTCGGAGCTGGCGACGTCCGGCGCGCCCGTGGAGGTCGGCCACGCGGCGTTCGCGTCCATGATGGACCTGCAGTGGCGCGCCATGTTCTCGGCCGGCCTGGACGAGGCCACGTCCGGAGAGCTGCACGGCTTCGCGCGGGAGGCCGTGGCGCACTCCCTCAGGCCCAACATATCCGACTTCttcccggcgctcgcggccgccgaCCTCCAGCGCGTGCGGCGCGGCTTCGCCACACACGTGGCAAGGGTTTACCAGCTCATCGACCAACAGATCGACCAGCGGAGGGACGCCCGGCAAGCCGGCGACGGCGATGCGCGCAAGGACGACCTGCTGGACGTGATGCTCGACATGTCGGAGGAGCAAGGAGGCAAGGACGTCGACGACGGCCTTGTTAACCAGGATTTCATGAGGGCCTTTTTCACG GACATATTTCTCGCGGCCAACGACACTGTCTCGGGTACAATTGAGTGGGCAATGGCAGAGTTACTACAGGAGCCACAGACCATGACGAAAGTACAACAAGAGCTCAAAAGTGTCCTCGGCTTGAAGACGCACGTCGAATACTCCGACATCAACCAGCTACCCTATCTCCAAGCAGTCGTCAAAGAGACGCTCCGTCTGCACGCGGTGGTGCCGCTGGTGCCCAACAAGGCCGAGGCCACAGTGAAGATACAGGGCCACACCATCCCCAAGGGGAGCACCGTGCTGGTGAACGTGTGGGCGATCCACCGCGACGCTGAGGTGTGGCAGGAACCGAACAAGTTCATCCCGGAGAGGTTCCTGCAGGACGGACAGGAGGAGGTGAGTTTCCAGGGCGCGGTGGACTTCAGGTTCGTCCCGTTCAGCGCCGGGAGGCGCACCTGCCTCGGCCTGCCGATGGCAACCAGGATGATCCACGCCATGCTTGGCTCGCTGCTGCACTGCTTTGAGTGGACGCTGCCACGCGAGGTGGAGGGAAGTGGTATGGACATGTCGGAGAAGGTTGGGATCACGATGGCCATGGCTACTCCCCTCCAGGCTATAGCCTGCAGGAGAATCTGA
- the LOC119301096 gene encoding uncharacterized protein LOC119301096, protein MADARDTAATSTDDHHNGGRAAAALPAAKGGATISITIVLLVLLVASVAAFLMSSPSPRMEAPGVGGGSRSGAEPVEQAVGHGGVPGFNSRLDAFRAWAKLTWMKLQRPRSDDPRYDSGGNGIAGSAAEATKKSLEMGKETAEQAAATAAGVAKDTVKGVAAPNSDAEL, encoded by the exons ATGGCGGACGCCAGGGACACAGCCGCCACCAGCACCGACGACCACCACAACGGCGGCCGCGCTGCAGCCGCACTGCCTGCGGCGAAAGGCGGCGCGACCATATCCATCACCatcgtcctcctcgtcctcctcgtggCCTCCGTCGCGGCGTTCCTGATGTCGTCGCCATCGCCCCGGATGGAGGCACCGGGCGTGGGGGGTGGCAGCCGCTCCGGTGCCGAGCCGGTGGAGCAGGCCGTCGGCCACGGCGGCGTCCCGGGGTTCAACAGCCGGCTGGACGCGTTCCGCGCGTGGGCGAAGCTGACGTGGATGAAGCTTCAGCGGCCGCGCTCCGACGATCCTCG GTATGATTCTGGTGGAAATGGTATCGCCGGCTCGGCGGCGGAGGCGACGAAGAAGAGCCTGGAGATGGGCAAAGAGACGGCGGAGCAGGCGGCGGCAACCGCCGCAGGGGTAGCCAAGGACACGGTGAAGGGGGTGGCCGCGCCCAACTCCGATGCAGAGCTTTGA